A stretch of Desulfuromonas acetexigens DNA encodes these proteins:
- the lpdA gene encoding dihydrolipoyl dehydrogenase, translated as MKEYDLAVIGGGPGGYVAAIRGAQRGARVCLVESDAVGGTCLNRGCIPTKALYSSARLLRSMRDASSHGIRLAEPVFDFATAAERKDGVVSQLVDGVAQLLKGNGVDLYSGRGFLEGPGRVGIRGQGAVGHLRAKAVILATGGRPLVPEGFAPAGKNVLTSDEFLAIKDLPKSLLIVGGGYIGCEFAGIFSAFGVAVDIVEQLPVLLARSDRQAVREVEKSFKAAGVKLHLDTAVTDVESRSDGVHVRLANGETLQVEKILLSVGRRPNSEGLGLEELRVRLERGAVVVDDGMRTSVDGLYAIGDLTGGWQLAHVASYQAEIAVENALGGEARADYRVVPSIVFTDPEIAQVGLTEEQCREQGLAYQVGRFAYLASGMALCAGEPRGTVKILAEQDGGPILGVTIVGADASSLIAEASLAMSRKLSARELAAGIRAHPSLPEMIKEAAEDLSGLAVHRLGRAASRRKSSDA; from the coding sequence GTGAAGGAATACGATCTGGCGGTGATCGGCGGCGGTCCGGGGGGCTATGTCGCTGCCATCCGTGGCGCCCAGCGCGGCGCCCGAGTCTGTCTGGTGGAATCCGACGCGGTGGGGGGAACCTGCCTCAATCGGGGTTGTATTCCGACCAAGGCCCTCTATAGCAGTGCCCGTCTGTTGCGCTCCATGCGCGACGCGAGCAGCCATGGCATCCGCCTCGCTGAGCCCGTCTTTGATTTCGCTACGGCGGCCGAGCGCAAGGATGGCGTCGTCTCCCAGTTGGTCGACGGGGTCGCGCAGTTGCTCAAGGGCAACGGTGTCGATCTCTACTCGGGTCGGGGCTTTCTCGAAGGCCCGGGGCGGGTCGGAATCCGCGGCCAGGGGGCGGTCGGGCACCTGCGCGCCAAGGCCGTTATTCTGGCCACGGGCGGGCGTCCGCTGGTCCCCGAAGGCTTCGCTCCAGCTGGGAAAAATGTTTTGACCAGCGATGAATTTCTTGCTATTAAGGATCTTCCCAAGAGCCTGCTCATTGTTGGTGGCGGCTACATAGGCTGCGAATTCGCCGGGATTTTTTCCGCTTTCGGTGTCGCCGTCGACATCGTAGAACAGCTTCCCGTTCTGCTCGCGCGCAGCGACCGGCAGGCGGTGCGTGAAGTGGAAAAGTCCTTCAAGGCGGCCGGGGTCAAGCTTCATCTCGACACCGCCGTCACGGATGTCGAATCCCGCTCCGACGGGGTCCATGTCCGGCTTGCCAACGGCGAAACTCTCCAGGTCGAAAAAATCCTCCTTTCCGTCGGGCGTCGTCCCAACAGCGAAGGACTCGGGCTCGAAGAGCTCAGAGTGCGCCTGGAGCGGGGGGCCGTGGTGGTCGATGACGGGATGCGCACGAGCGTCGACGGTCTCTATGCCATCGGCGATCTGACCGGGGGTTGGCAGTTGGCTCATGTGGCCTCCTATCAGGCCGAGATCGCCGTGGAAAACGCTCTGGGCGGAGAGGCCCGAGCCGATTACCGGGTGGTGCCGAGTATCGTTTTTACCGATCCGGAGATCGCCCAGGTCGGGCTGACCGAGGAACAGTGCCGGGAGCAAGGTCTCGCTTATCAGGTGGGCCGCTTCGCTTATCTCGCCTCGGGCATGGCCCTGTGCGCGGGAGAGCCACGCGGGACGGTGAAGATTCTGGCGGAGCAGGACGGCGGGCCGATTCTCGGCGTGACCATCGTCGGCGCCGACGCCTCGTCGCTCATTGCCGAGGCTTCTTTGGCCATGAGCCGCAAGCTTTCGGCTCGGGAACTGGCCGCGGGAATTCGCGCCCATCCCAGTCTGCCGGAGATGATCAAGGAGGCTGCTGAGGATCTTTCCGGGCTGGCGGTTCATCGGCTGGGGCGTGCGGCGTCCCGGCGCAAATCATCCGACGCTTAA
- a CDS encoding aspartate kinase → MALVVQKYGGTSVGTIDRIRNVARRVAKTYDEGNDVVVIVSAMSGETNKLVALANEMCEFPSEREYDVLVATGEQVSMSLLSMCLQSMGYKAKSYCGFQIPIVTDSVFSKARIEKIDDKKIREDLKSGTIIIVAGFQGIDKDGNITTLGRGGSDTSAVAVAAAIKADVCEIFTDVDGIYTTDPRIVPEASKMEKVSYDEMLEMASLGSKVLQIRSVEFAKKYGVVVHVRSSFNDNPGTLVTKEDADMEAVLVSGITYNKDEAKISVLRVPDKPGIAAKIFSPLSHANITVDMIIQNVSHEGFTDLTFTVPKSDFKKALKIVEETAKETGAASVTSDESIAKVSIVGVGMRSHSGVASKMFQTLSQEGVNIQMISTSEIKVSCVIDSKYTELAVRVLHEAFDLAKKDIKAE, encoded by the coding sequence ATGGCCCTGGTTGTGCAGAAGTACGGCGGGACTTCCGTAGGTACCATCGACAGAATCCGCAATGTCGCTCGTCGCGTGGCCAAAACCTACGACGAAGGCAACGATGTGGTGGTTATCGTTTCGGCCATGTCCGGCGAAACCAACAAACTCGTGGCCCTCGCCAACGAAATGTGCGAGTTCCCCAGCGAGCGTGAATATGACGTGCTGGTCGCCACCGGCGAGCAGGTGAGCATGTCGCTTCTTTCCATGTGCCTGCAGTCGATGGGTTACAAGGCCAAGAGCTACTGCGGCTTTCAGATCCCCATCGTCACCGACAGCGTCTTCTCCAAGGCGCGCATCGAAAAGATCGACGACAAGAAGATCCGCGAGGATCTCAAGAGCGGCACCATCATCATCGTCGCCGGCTTCCAGGGGATCGACAAGGACGGCAACATCACCACTCTGGGGCGCGGCGGTTCCGATACCTCGGCGGTGGCGGTGGCGGCGGCGATCAAGGCCGACGTCTGCGAGATCTTCACTGACGTCGACGGTATCTATACCACCGATCCGCGTATCGTCCCGGAAGCCTCCAAGATGGAAAAGGTCTCCTACGACGAAATGCTGGAGATGGCGTCCCTCGGTTCCAAAGTGCTGCAGATCCGCAGCGTCGAATTCGCCAAGAAATACGGTGTGGTTGTTCACGTCCGTTCGAGTTTTAACGACAATCCAGGTACTCTGGTCACGAAGGAGGATGCTGATATGGAAGCCGTTCTGGTTTCGGGAATTACCTACAACAAGGATGAAGCCAAGATTTCCGTGCTGCGGGTTCCCGACAAGCCGGGGATTGCCGCGAAGATCTTCTCCCCCCTGTCCCACGCCAACATCACCGTGGACATGATCATTCAGAACGTCTCCCATGAAGGGTTCACCGATCTGACCTTCACCGTGCCCAAGAGCGATTTCAAAAAGGCCCTGAAGATCGTCGAGGAGACTGCCAAAGAGACGGGCGCCGCTTCCGTCACCAGCGACGAAAGCATCGCCAAGGTTTCCATCGTCGGCGTCGGTATGCGTTCCCACTCCGGTGTCGCCAGCAAGATGTTCCAGACCCTGTCCCAGGAGGGCGTCAACATCCAGATGATCTCCACCAGCGAAATCAAGGTTTCCTGTGTCATCGATTCCAAATACACCGAGCTGGCGGTGCGGGTATTGCACGAAGCCTTCGATCTGGCCAAAAAAGACATCAAGGCCGAATAG
- the cimA gene encoding citramalate synthase encodes MNQIKLYDTTLRDGTQAEEVSFLVADKIRIAQLLDDLGIHYIEGGWPGSNPKDIAFFKDIKKVTLKQAKIAAFGSTRRANTTPDKDNNIRTLVQAEPDTVTIFGKTWDFHVHEALRISLEENLELIYDSLAYLKQHVGEVVYDAEHFFDGYKANPEYALKTLQAAQQAGADCIVLCDTNGGTLPHELPAIIEQVKQTVATPLGIHTHNDGECAVANSLIAVAHGIVHVQGTINGFGERCGNANLCSIIPALQLKMGKNCVGEGQLKSLRQLSRTIYELANMVPNKHQAYVGNSAFAHKGGVHVSAIQRHPETYEHIRPELVGNCTRVLVSDLSGRSNILAKAEEFNINLDSKDPVTLEILENIKDLENKGFQFEGAEASFELLMRRALGTLRNYFSVIGFRVIDTKRHEDEKPVSEATVQVKVGGRIEHTAAEGNGPVNALDNALRKALENFYPRLKEIRLYDYKVRVLPAGKGTASFTRVLIESGDKESRWGTVGVSDNIIDASYHALVDALQYKLLKDQDN; translated from the coding sequence ATGAATCAGATCAAGCTCTACGATACGACCCTGCGCGATGGTACTCAGGCCGAGGAGGTGTCCTTTCTGGTGGCGGACAAGATCCGCATCGCCCAGCTGCTGGACGATCTGGGCATCCATTACATCGAGGGGGGCTGGCCCGGCTCTAACCCCAAGGACATCGCCTTCTTCAAGGACATCAAGAAGGTCACCTTGAAGCAGGCGAAGATCGCTGCTTTCGGGTCGACCCGTCGGGCCAATACCACGCCGGACAAGGATAATAATATCCGCACCCTGGTCCAGGCCGAACCGGATACCGTGACCATCTTTGGCAAAACCTGGGATTTTCATGTCCACGAGGCCTTGCGCATCAGCCTCGAAGAAAATCTGGAACTGATCTACGATTCTCTGGCCTATCTCAAGCAGCATGTCGGCGAGGTCGTCTATGACGCCGAGCACTTTTTCGATGGCTACAAGGCCAACCCCGAATACGCCCTGAAAACCCTGCAGGCCGCCCAGCAGGCCGGTGCCGACTGCATCGTGCTGTGCGATACGAACGGCGGCACCCTGCCCCATGAGCTGCCGGCGATCATCGAGCAGGTCAAGCAGACGGTCGCCACCCCCCTGGGGATCCATACCCATAACGACGGTGAGTGTGCGGTGGCCAACTCCCTCATCGCCGTGGCCCACGGCATCGTCCATGTGCAGGGGACGATCAACGGCTTTGGCGAGCGCTGCGGCAACGCCAACCTCTGCTCCATCATCCCCGCCCTGCAGCTCAAAATGGGCAAAAACTGCGTTGGTGAAGGCCAGCTCAAATCCCTGCGCCAGCTCTCCCGCACCATTTACGAGTTGGCCAACATGGTGCCGAACAAGCACCAGGCCTACGTCGGCAACTCGGCCTTCGCCCACAAAGGCGGGGTGCATGTCTCCGCCATTCAACGCCATCCCGAAACCTACGAACATATCCGTCCCGAGCTGGTTGGCAACTGCACCCGGGTGCTCGTCTCCGATCTCTCCGGGCGTTCCAACATCCTGGCCAAGGCCGAGGAGTTCAACATCAATCTCGACAGCAAGGATCCCGTGACTCTGGAAATCCTGGAAAACATCAAGGATCTGGAGAACAAGGGTTTCCAGTTCGAAGGGGCCGAGGCCTCCTTCGAACTGCTCATGCGCCGGGCTCTCGGTACTCTGCGCAATTATTTCTCGGTCATCGGCTTCCGGGTCATCGACACCAAGCGCCATGAGGATGAGAAGCCGGTTTCCGAGGCGACCGTGCAGGTCAAAGTCGGCGGCCGCATCGAGCATACCGCCGCCGAGGGGAACGGGCCGGTCAACGCCCTCGACAACGCCCTGCGCAAGGCGCTGGAGAATTTCTATCCACGCCTGAAGGAGATCCGCCTTTACGACTACAAGGTTCGGGTTCTGCCGGCGGGGAAGGGAACGGCCTCCTTTACCCGCGTCCTCATCGAATCGGGGGACAAGGAAAGTCGTTGGGGGACGGTGGGGGTCAGCGATAACATTATCGATGCTTCTTACCACGCCCTGGTCGATGCCCTGCAATACAAGCTGCTCAAGGATCAGGACAACTGA
- a CDS encoding ComEA family DNA-binding protein yields the protein MNPPRGTCLLVGCLVFCLGFFCGRRIFFDEDPPAVAFSAPPTLPVWLGNGFTRPGLHQFSDASSWASVIELTDGETAREWLSLKLPSRPPQPGERLSLGLDEAEKLVLVRDWLPAEQRMALGVALHPERMSLDDWQALPGIGPRLAERIEADRQKNGDFGDFEALLRVPGVGRKSLERWRKYFE from the coding sequence GTGAATCCCCCCCGGGGAACCTGCCTGCTGGTGGGGTGCCTCGTCTTTTGCCTCGGCTTTTTTTGCGGCCGGCGGATCTTTTTCGACGAAGACCCGCCGGCCGTTGCGTTTTCCGCCCCACCGACCCTGCCGGTTTGGCTCGGGAACGGGTTCACCCGCCCGGGGCTCCATCAATTCTCTGACGCTTCTTCCTGGGCGAGCGTCATTGAATTGACGGATGGGGAGACGGCTCGGGAATGGCTGTCCCTGAAGCTTCCCAGTCGGCCGCCACAGCCCGGAGAACGTCTTTCCCTGGGCCTCGACGAGGCGGAAAAGCTCGTTCTGGTCAGGGATTGGTTGCCGGCGGAGCAGCGTATGGCGTTGGGGGTCGCTCTGCATCCGGAGCGCATGAGCTTGGACGATTGGCAGGCGTTGCCGGGGATCGGCCCGAGACTGGCGGAACGAATCGAAGCAGACCGTCAAAAAAATGGCGATTTTGGGGATTTTGAAGCTTTGCTACGGGTTCCGGGGGTGGGTAGGAAGTCGCTCGAACGTTGGCGGAAATATTTTGAATGA
- a CDS encoding dihydrolipoamide acetyltransferase family protein, producing the protein MLSPIILPPLEESMQEATLVRWHVQEGCRVEPGVPLADFAIGGKTLLLSARESGEVVVLRIEEGCTVPVGTLLAVLDRAPAAHDEPSPSVPGKSVKVRRIIARKMQESWRTVPHFFVTVAVDMTDVIGLRKSLGVTINDFILAAVVRSLHEHPWVNSLWLDGEAVEQKTISLAMAVATEGGLYYPVLSDCGRLSLRELSRRAAELATKAHEGRLERREMAGGTFTVSNMGMLGVESFSAIITPPQAAVLAVGTIRGEVVVEEDGEPGIAPMLRLTLSADHRILDGADAAEFLGTLKSYLEAPITLEAKGDCEF; encoded by the coding sequence ATGCTTTCTCCGATCATCCTCCCCCCCCTTGAAGAATCGATGCAGGAAGCCACCCTGGTGCGTTGGCATGTCCAGGAAGGGTGCCGAGTGGAACCGGGCGTCCCCCTGGCCGACTTCGCCATCGGCGGAAAGACCCTGCTTCTGAGCGCCCGCGAATCGGGCGAGGTGGTGGTGTTGCGGATTGAGGAAGGGTGTACGGTGCCGGTCGGAACGCTGCTGGCGGTTCTCGACCGCGCACCGGCGGCGCATGATGAACCCTCCCCGTCCGTTCCGGGGAAGTCGGTCAAGGTGCGGCGCATCATCGCCCGTAAGATGCAGGAGAGCTGGCGCACTGTCCCGCATTTTTTCGTGACCGTGGCGGTGGATATGACCGACGTCATCGGTCTGCGCAAAAGCCTTGGCGTTACCATCAACGACTTCATTCTCGCCGCCGTGGTCCGCTCCCTCCATGAGCATCCCTGGGTCAACAGCCTCTGGCTCGATGGCGAGGCGGTGGAGCAGAAAACCATCAGCCTGGCGATGGCGGTCGCTACCGAAGGCGGGCTCTATTATCCGGTGCTGTCTGACTGCGGTCGTCTCAGCCTGCGGGAACTCAGCCGTCGGGCTGCCGAGCTGGCCACCAAAGCCCACGAAGGACGGCTGGAGCGACGGGAAATGGCTGGCGGCACCTTTACCGTTTCGAACATGGGGATGCTCGGGGTCGAGTCCTTCAGCGCCATCATTACCCCGCCCCAGGCGGCCGTGCTGGCGGTGGGAACGATTCGCGGCGAAGTGGTGGTGGAGGAGGACGGCGAACCGGGCATCGCCCCGATGCTACGCCTGACCCTTTCCGCCGATCATCGTATTCTCGACGGTGCCGACGCCGCCGAGTTCCTCGGTACCCTGAAAAGTTACCTGGAAGCGCCGATTACCCTGGAGGCAAAGGGCGATTGCGAATTCTGA
- a CDS encoding Lon protease family protein, translating to MNHKKLAAEALSWQCDPAQFEFASTAELPPLEGTIGQDRAVTAIEFGLGIRDGGFNLFVLGEPGSGRSSTIRKLLNRRAADEPVPDDWCYLNDFKETGRAVCLRLPTGRGKELQKEMEALVTRLAEEIPKVFESKEYEQQKGQIAAAYQEKHRQLFERLEAEANRNRFVLQRSVSGLVLVPTKGGQPLSQQEYEELSDEEREGLDRSGSELQEHLAEVMRQVRDQEKEMRAETTKMEKELLLYAIGHLFEDLEARYGEHAQVLEHFADCKKDLLDRIDEFRPSEGPTLAIPGLKQLSQEPSFDRYRVNLFIDNSELTGAPVVYEANPTYFNVFGRLEHVIQMGNAITNFTMIKPGALHRANGGYLILDCREVLINVFTYEALKRSIRKREIRIEDMAEQFRLIATVSLKPQPVPLDCKIILIGTPQLYYLLYQFDQDFRKYFKVKADFDRMMKNTWENVQQYALFVASKCREESLRHFAPSGVARLVEYSARLIEDQGRLSSRFLDIADLIREASHYTERHGHELVGAEQVELAIEARIYRSNKVEERIQEFIEDGTLLVDTQGAVVGQVNGLSVYMLGDYSFGKPSRVTVRTFLGKGGMINIEREVKLSGPSHDKGVLILSGFFGERFAQDKPLAVAASICFEQSYGGVDGDSASSTELYGLLSSLSGLPIRQGIAVTGSVNQRGQIQPIGGVNEKIEGFYAVCKAFGLNGEQGVMIPVQNVKNLMLKPEVITAVREGRFHIWAVTTIDEGIEILTGVPAGEWQAGGSWPEGSVNALVDQRLRQMAEALHKFGAGKEGEK from the coding sequence ATGAATCATAAAAAATTGGCAGCTGAAGCCTTATCCTGGCAATGCGACCCGGCCCAGTTCGAATTCGCTTCGACCGCTGAGCTTCCTCCCCTCGAAGGGACCATTGGCCAGGACCGGGCGGTTACCGCCATTGAGTTCGGTCTCGGCATTCGTGACGGCGGCTTTAATCTCTTTGTCCTCGGAGAGCCGGGTTCCGGGCGCTCCTCCACCATCCGCAAACTGCTCAATCGACGCGCTGCCGATGAGCCGGTGCCGGATGACTGGTGTTATCTCAACGATTTCAAGGAGACTGGCCGAGCCGTCTGCCTGCGTCTGCCCACCGGCCGGGGCAAGGAACTGCAGAAGGAGATGGAGGCGCTGGTGACGCGCCTGGCCGAGGAAATCCCCAAGGTCTTCGAAAGCAAGGAATACGAACAGCAGAAGGGGCAGATTGCCGCCGCCTATCAGGAAAAGCATCGGCAGCTGTTTGAGCGGCTGGAAGCCGAGGCCAACCGCAACCGCTTCGTTTTGCAGCGCTCGGTCAGCGGCTTGGTGCTGGTCCCGACCAAGGGCGGGCAGCCCCTGTCGCAGCAGGAGTACGAGGAACTTTCTGACGAAGAACGGGAGGGGCTCGACCGCAGCGGCAGCGAACTGCAGGAACACCTGGCAGAAGTCATGCGTCAAGTGCGCGACCAGGAAAAGGAGATGCGCGCAGAGACGACGAAAATGGAGAAGGAGCTGTTGCTCTACGCCATCGGTCATCTCTTCGAGGATCTGGAGGCGCGTTACGGTGAGCACGCGCAAGTGCTGGAACATTTCGCCGACTGCAAGAAAGACCTGCTCGACCGCATTGACGAATTTCGCCCCTCCGAAGGGCCGACCCTGGCCATCCCCGGCCTCAAACAGCTCAGCCAGGAACCTTCTTTCGACCGCTACCGGGTCAATCTCTTTATCGACAATAGCGAGCTGACCGGGGCGCCGGTCGTCTACGAGGCCAATCCGACCTATTTCAACGTCTTCGGCCGCCTCGAACACGTTATCCAGATGGGTAACGCCATCACCAACTTCACCATGATCAAGCCGGGGGCGCTGCATCGCGCCAATGGTGGTTACCTGATTCTCGACTGCCGCGAGGTGCTGATCAACGTCTTTACCTACGAGGCCTTAAAGCGCAGCATCCGCAAGCGGGAGATCCGCATCGAGGATATGGCCGAGCAGTTCCGGCTCATCGCTACCGTCTCCCTCAAGCCGCAACCGGTTCCCCTCGACTGCAAGATCATCCTCATCGGCACACCCCAGCTCTATTATCTGCTGTATCAATTCGACCAGGATTTCCGTAAATATTTCAAGGTCAAAGCCGACTTCGACCGGATGATGAAAAATACCTGGGAGAATGTTCAGCAATATGCCCTCTTCGTTGCCTCCAAGTGTCGGGAGGAAAGTCTCCGTCACTTTGCGCCCAGTGGCGTCGCCCGGCTGGTGGAATATTCGGCGCGGCTGATCGAGGATCAGGGGCGGCTCTCCTCCCGTTTTCTCGACATCGCCGACCTGATCCGCGAGGCTTCCCATTACACCGAACGCCACGGTCACGAGCTGGTCGGCGCCGAGCAGGTGGAACTCGCCATCGAGGCGCGCATCTACCGGTCGAATAAGGTTGAAGAGCGGATTCAGGAGTTCATCGAGGACGGCACCCTGCTGGTCGATACCCAGGGGGCGGTCGTTGGTCAGGTGAACGGTCTTTCCGTCTATATGCTTGGCGATTATTCCTTCGGCAAGCCTTCACGGGTGACGGTGCGCACCTTTCTGGGCAAGGGGGGGATGATCAACATCGAGCGGGAGGTGAAACTTTCCGGGCCGAGCCACGACAAGGGGGTGCTGATTCTCAGCGGCTTCTTCGGCGAGCGCTTCGCCCAGGACAAACCGTTGGCGGTGGCCGCCTCCATCTGCTTCGAGCAGTCCTACGGCGGGGTGGACGGCGACAGTGCTTCTTCCACCGAACTCTACGGATTGCTCTCCTCTCTCTCTGGCTTACCGATCCGCCAGGGCATCGCCGTGACCGGCTCCGTTAACCAGCGTGGCCAGATTCAGCCCATCGGCGGGGTCAACGAGAAGATCGAAGGCTTCTACGCGGTCTGCAAGGCTTTTGGGCTCAATGGCGAACAGGGGGTGATGATTCCGGTGCAGAACGTGAAAAACCTCATGCTCAAGCCCGAGGTCATTACCGCCGTGCGCGAGGGGCGTTTTCACATCTGGGCGGTGACCACCATCGACGAGGGGATCGAGATCCTCACCGGCGTCCCCGCCGGCGAATGGCAAGCGGGCGGCTCCTGGCCGGAAGGTTCGGTCAATGCTCTGGTCGACCAGCGCCTGCGGCAGATGGCCGAAGCCCTGCATAAATTCGGCGCCGGCAAGGAAGGGGAAAAGTAG
- a CDS encoding CAAX prenyl protease-related protein, with translation MGSEGWIRIAPFALFMGFIGVEEGARFLTGRGLLPWNEGELLYLYPVKAALVGLCLVLLWRRYTEIRLADLNCLRHTALSLLSGILIFILWINMDWGFATLGEPRGFDPGTIPEGAPRTAMIAARLAGAVLVVPVMEELFWRSFLLRYVIEPDFMKIAIGRFTWFSFLATMVLFGLEHNHYLAGMMAGAFFNLLLYRTKSIAQCILSHAVANLALGIYVLQTGKWPFW, from the coding sequence ATGGGTTCGGAGGGATGGATTCGGATTGCGCCGTTCGCCCTGTTCATGGGCTTTATCGGCGTGGAGGAGGGAGCGCGCTTCCTAACGGGGCGGGGGTTGCTCCCCTGGAACGAGGGGGAACTGCTCTATCTCTACCCCGTGAAAGCGGCGCTGGTGGGGCTCTGTCTGGTTCTTTTGTGGCGACGCTACACAGAAATCCGCCTGGCTGATCTGAACTGCTTGCGGCATACGGCCCTCAGCCTGCTGTCGGGAATTTTAATCTTTATTCTCTGGATCAACATGGACTGGGGCTTCGCCACCCTTGGCGAACCCCGGGGTTTCGATCCCGGGACGATTCCCGAGGGCGCGCCCCGTACGGCGATGATTGCCGCGCGCCTGGCCGGGGCGGTGCTGGTGGTGCCGGTGATGGAGGAACTTTTCTGGCGGTCCTTCCTGTTGCGCTACGTTATCGAACCGGACTTCATGAAGATCGCCATCGGCCGCTTTACCTGGTTTTCCTTCCTGGCGACGATGGTGCTCTTCGGCCTGGAGCACAACCACTATCTGGCCGGGATGATGGCTGGGGCCTTCTTCAACCTGCTGCTCTACCGAACAAAAAGCATCGCCCAGTGCATCCTCAGCCACGCCGTGGCCAATCTCGCCCTGGGGATCTATGTGCTGCAAACGGGGAAATGGCCGTTCTGGTAG